From Capra hircus breed San Clemente chromosome 1, ASM170441v1, whole genome shotgun sequence, the proteins below share one genomic window:
- the LOC102179815 gene encoding THO complex subunit 2 — protein MAAATVVIPVEWIKNWEKSGRGEFLRLCRILSENKSHDSSTYRDFQQALYELSYHVIKGNLKHEQASNVLSDISEFREDMPSILADVFCILDIETNCLEEKSKGDYFTRLVLACLYLVSDTVLKERLDPETLESLGLIKQSQQFNQKSVKIKTKLFYKQQKFNLLREENEGYAKLIAELGQDLSGNITSDFILENIKSLIGCFNLDPNRVLDVILEVFECRPEHDDFFISLLESYMSMCEPQTLCHILGFKFKFYQEPIGETPSSLYRVAAVLLQFNLIDLDDLYVHLLPADNCIMDEHKQEIVEAKQIVRKLTMVVLSSDKIDEREKEKEKEEKVEKPPDNQKLGLLEALLKIGDWQHAQSIMDQMPPYYAASHKLIALAICKLIHITIEPLYRRVGVPKGAKGSPVSALQNKRAPKQAESFEDLRRDVFNMFCYLGPHLSHDPILFAKVVRIGKSFMKEFQSDGSKQDKEKTEVILSCLLSITDQVLLPSLSLMDCNACMSEELWGMFKIFPYQHRYRLYGQWKNETYNSHALLVKVKAQTIDRAKYIMKRLTKENVKPSGRQIGKLSHSNPTILFDYILSQIQKYDNLITPVIDSLKYLTSLNYDVLAYCIIEALANPEKEKMKHDDTTISSWLQSLASFCGAVFRKYPIDLAGLLQYVANQLKAGKSFDLLILKEVIQKMAGIEITEEMTMEQLEAMTGGEQLKAEGGYFGQIRNTKKSSQRLKDALLDHDLALPLCLLMAQQRNGIIFQEGGEKHLKLVGKLYDQCHDTLVQFGGFLASNLSTEDYIKQVPSIDVLCNEFHTPHDAAFFLSRPMYAHHISSKYDELKKSEKGSKQQHKVHKYITSCEMVMAPVHEAVVSLHVSKVWDDISPQFCATFWSLTMYDLAVPHTSYEREVNKLKIQMKAIDDNQEMPPNKKKKEKERCTALQDKLLEEEKKQMEHVQRVLQRLKLEKDNWLLAKSTKNETITKFLQLCIFPRCIFSAIDAVYCARFVELVHQQKTPNFSTLLCYDRVFSDIIYTVASCTENEASRYGRFLCCMLETVTRWHSDRAIYEKECGNYPGFLTILRATGFDGGNKADQLDYENFRHVVHKWHYKLTKASVHCLETGEYTHIRNILIVLTKILPWYPKVLNLGQALERRVHKICQEEKEKRPDLYALAMGYSGQLKSRKSYMIPENEFHHKDPPLRNAVASVQNGPGGGPSSSLIRSVSKLDESSIEDTDKSRERSQCRVKAVNKASSAAPKGNSSNGNSGSNSSKAVKENDKEKGKEKEKEKKEKTPATTPEARVLGKDSKEKPKEERPNKDEKAREMKERTPKSDKEKEKFKKEEKAKDEKFKTTVPNVESKSTQEKEREKELSRERDIAKEMKSKENVKGGEKTPVSGSLKSPVPRSDIAEPEREQKHRKIDTHPSPSHSSTVKDSLIELKESSAKLYINHTPLPLSKNKERETDKKDLDKSRERSREREKKDEKDRKERKRDHSNNDREVPPDLTKRRKEENGTMGVSKHKSGSPCESPYPNERDKEKNKSKSSGKEKGGNSFKSEKMDKISSGGKKGVDRPLS, from the exons ATGGCGGCCGCAACTGTGGTGATTCCCGTAGAGTGGATAAAGAACTGGGAGAAATCAGGGAGAGGCGAATTTTTACGTTTATGCCGGATCCTCAGTGAAAATAAAAGCCACGATAGTTCAACTTATAGAGATTTCCAGCAAGCTCTTTATGAATTATCATACCATGTCATTAAAGGAAATCTAAAGCATGAACAGGCATCTAATGTTCTTAGTGACATTAGTGAATTTCGTGAGGATATGCCCTCCATTCTTgctgatgtattctgcatattagATATTGAGACAAATTGtttagaagaaaaaagcaaaggagactaTTTTACACGATTGGTATTAGCATGTTTGTATTTAGTTTCAGACACAGTTCTAAAGGAACGCTTGGATCCAGAAACATTGGAATCGTTAGGGCTTATCAAACAATCACAGCAATTCAATCAAAAGTCAGTTAAAATCAAGACAAAACTCTTTTATAAGCAGCAAAAATTTAATTtgttaagagaagaaaatgaaggttATGCCAAGCTGATTGCTGAACTGGGGCAAGATTTATCTGGAAATATTACTAGTGATTTCatcttagaaaatataaaatctttaatAGGATGCTTTAATCTGGATCCCAATAGAGTTCTGGATGTCATTTTAGAAGTGTTTGAATGCAGGCCAGAACACGAtgacttctttatatctttattagAATCTTACATGAGTATGTGTGAACCGCAAACACTGTGTCATATTCTTGGgttcaaattcaagttttatCAGGAACCAATTGGAGAGACTCCTTCATCTTTATACAGAGTTGCAGCAGTACTTCTACAGTTTAACCTTATTGATTTAGATGATCTTTATGTACATCTTCTTCCAGCTGATAATTGCATTATGGATGAACACAAACAAGAAATTGTAGAAGCTAAGCAGATCGTTAGAAAACTTACAATGGTTGTATTGTCTTCTGATAAAATTgacgagagagagaaagaaaaggaaaaagaggaaaaagtggagaaACCACCTGACAATCAAAAACTTGGTTTGTTGGAAGCCTTGTTAAAGATTGGGGATTGGCAGCATGCGCAGAGCATTATGGATCAGATGCCGCCATACTACGCAGCTTCACATAAACTAATAGCCCTTGCTATTTGCAAGCTTATTCATATAACTATCGAGCCTCTCTACCGAAGAGTTGGTGTTCCTAAAGGCGCTAAAGGCTCACCTGTTAGTGCTTTGCAAAATAAGAGAGCACCAAAACAAGCAGAGAGCTTTGAAGATTTGAGGAGAGACGTCTTCAATATGTTCTGTTACCTTGGTCCCCACCTTTCTCACGATCCCATTTTATTCGCAAAAGTGGTACGGATAGGCAAGTCGTTTATGAAGGAGTTTCAGTCTGATGGAAGCAAACAAGATAAAGAGAAAACGGAAGTTATCCTTAGCTGTTTGCTTAGCATTACTGACCAGGTATTACTTCCATCTCTTTCTTTGATGGACTGCAATGCTTGTATGTCTGAGGAACTATGgggaatgtttaaaatatttccataccAGCATAGATATCGTCTGTATGGCCAGTGGAAGAATGAAACTTACAACAGTCATGCACTTTTAGTAAAAGTTAAAGCTCAAACAATAGACAGAGCCAAATATATCATGAAGCGTCTAACCAAGGAAAATGTGAAGCCTTCTGGAAGACAAATTGGGAAGTTGAGCCACAGCAATCCAACCATTTTGTTTGATTATATCTTGTCACAAATACAGAAGTATGATAACTTGATAACACCTGTAATCGATTCATTGAAATACCTCACTTCGTTGAATTATGATGTCTTGGCCTATTGTATCATTGAAGCTTTAGCTAatccagaaaaggagaaaatgaaacatgACGACACAACAATCTCAAGTTGGCTTCAGAGTCTGGCTAGTTTCTGTGGTGCAGTTTTTCGTAAATATCCAATTGATCTTGCTGGTCTTCTTCAGTATGTGGCTAATCAGCTAAAGGCAGGCAAAAGTTTTGACCTGCTTATACTGAAAGAAGTGATACAAAAAATGGCAGGAAtagaaattacagaagaaatgACAATGGAGCAACTAGAAGCCATGACTGGTGGAGAGCAACTAAAAGCTGAGGGTGGTTATTTTGGCCAGATAAGAAACACTAAAAAATCCTCCCAGAGATTAAAGGATGCACTATTAGACCATGATCTTGCTCTTCCTCTCTGCTTGCTTATGGCTCAGCAGAGGAATGGGATAATCTTTCAGGAAGGTGGAGAGAAACATTTAAAACTTGTGGGAAAACTCTATGATCAGTGCCATGATACCCTGGTACAATTTGGTGGGTTTTTAGCATCTAATCTAAGCACAGAAGATTATATAAAGCAAGTGCCTTCAATTGATGTGCTCTGTAATGAATTTCACACACCTCATGATGCAGCATTTTTCCTGTCTAGGCCAATGTATGCACACCATATTTCATCGAAGTATGATGAACTTAAAAAATCAGAGAAGGGAAGTAAACAGCAGCATAAAGTTCATAAGTACatcacatcatgtgaaatggtgATGGCTCCTGTTCATGAAGCAGTGGTTTCCTTACACGTTTCCAAAGTCTGGGATGACATCAGCCCTCAATTCTGTGCCACATTCTGGTCATTGACAATGTATGACCTTGCAGTTCCACATACCAGCTATGAACGGGAAGTCAATAAACTTAAAATCCAGATGAAAGCAATTGATGACAATCAGGAAATGcctccaaataaaaagaaaaaagagaaggagcGATGTACTGCCCTTCAGGACAAGCTTCtcgaagaagaaaagaaacagatggaACATGTACAGCGAGTTCTGCAGAGACTGAAACTGGAAAAGGACAACTGGCTTTTAGCAAAATCTACCAAAAATGAGACCATCACAAAATTTCTACAGTTGTGTATATTTCCTCGATGTATTTTTTCCGCAATTGATGCTGTTTACTGTGCTCGTTTTGTTGAATTGGTACATCAACAGAAAACTCCAAATTTTTCCACACTTCTTTGCTATGATCGCGTTTTCTCTGATATAATTTACACAGTCGCAAGCTGTACTGAAAACGAAGCTAGTCGATATGGGAGATTCCTTTGCTGCATGTTAGAGACTGtgaccaggtggcacagtgatagaGCCATATATGAAAAGGAATGTGGAAATTATCCAGGATTCCTTACTATATTACGAGCAACTGGATTTGATGGTGGAAATAAAGCTGATCAATTAGACTATGAAAATTTTCGACATGTTGTACACAAATGGCATTACAAACTAACCAAGGCATCAGTACATTGCCTTGAAACAGGCGAATATACTCACATCAGGAATATCTTGATTGTGCTAACAAAAATACTTCCTTGGTACCCCAAAGTTTTGAATCTGGGTCAGGCTTTGGAAAGAAGAGTGCATAAAATCTgccaagaggaaaaagagaagaggcCAGATCTATATGCATTGGCTATGGGCTACTCTGGGCAGTTGAAAAGTAGAAAGTCATACATGATACCTGAAAATGAGTTTCATCACAAAGACCCCCCTCTGAGGAATGCAGTTGCCAGTGTACAAAATGGGCCTGGTGGTGGGCCTTCTTCTTCGTTGATCAGAAGTGTATCTAAGTTGGACGAAAGCAGTATCGAGGACACTGATAAATCGAGGGAGAGATCTCAGTGTCGTGTGAAAGCTGTTAATAAAGCTTCTAGTGCCGCACCAAAAGGGAATTCAAGTAATGGAAATAGTGGCTCTAACAGCAGCAAAGCTgttaaagaaaatgacaaagagaaaggaaaagagaaagaaaaagagaaaaaagaaaagactccaGCTACTACTCCAGAGGCCCGAGTACTTGGTAAAGATAGTAAAGAAAAACCAAAGGAAGAACGgccaaataaagatgaaaaagcaagagagatgaaGGAAAGAACACCTAAATctgacaaagagaaagaaaaattcaagaaggaagaaaaagctaAAGATGAAAAATTCAAGACCACTGTCCCGAATGTAGAATCaaagtcaactcaagaaaaggaaagagagaaggagctGTCCAGAGAACGAGatatagcaaaggaaatgaaatcaaagGAAAATGTTAAAGGAGGAGAGAAAACACCAGTTTCTGGGTCCTTGAAGTCACCTGTTCCCCGATCAGATATTGCAGAGCCTGAAAGGGAACAGAAACATCGCAAAATTGATACCCATCCTTCTCCATCACATTCCTCAACAGTAAAG GACAGTCTCATCGAACTCAAGGAGTCTTCAGCAAAGCTCTACATTAATCATACTCCTCTACCACTGTCCAAGAATAAGGAGAGAGAAACGGACAAGAAAGATTTGGACAAGTCAAGGGAAAgatccagagaaagagaaaaaaaagatgaaaaggacaGGAAAGAGCGGAAAAGGGATCACTCAAACAATGACCGAGAAGTGCCACCAGACTTAACCAAGAGGCGGAAAGAGGAAAATGGAACAATGGGGGTTTCAAAACACAAAAGTGGAAGTCCATGTGAGTCTCCTTATCCAAATGAGagagacaaggaaaaaaataagtcaaaatcTTCAGGCAAAGAAAAAGGTGGCAACTCATTTAAATCTGAAAAGATGGATAAAATCTCCTCTGGTGGCAAAAAGGGTGTGGACAGACCCCTAAGCTGA